In Monomorium pharaonis isolate MP-MQ-018 chromosome 3, ASM1337386v2, whole genome shotgun sequence, a genomic segment contains:
- the LOC105831323 gene encoding U3 small nucleolar RNA-associated protein 4 homolog — MTSHRIHNIKFYNLVSKSVTCLCHESKTKKLALARNNNSIEIWNVENAPFVECTIAGHTENSVESILWIDSRLFSTGLHGAVVEYDLNTLSIKHEVMVIGGAAWCMDVNQEKTCLAIGTEEGYINTFTVHKDKLIYERIFDKQKGRIMCIKWDNTGEMIFTGSIDTIRVWSAMSGHAIHKMTTSRNNIKKNTIIWCLAVTDDNVIISGDSQGFLCFWDPQMGIQIESHESHTADILAVTLSHDMNVVYCAGVDPVVRSFCKVTLKSSGKPQWVKGIERRLHVHDVRALVEANGKLYSAGVDGYLAVSSYPPKNLVKYPPLLQPPYATICRKSRCILLRYTNYLELWRLGSATKDPPELVRSSMLHQLDEEPIRLLQLQTKGDESIISYAVNKDSKTLVYSTDTHVRVFNFDVVEGDAQLSRYDTDLSMKRIQKMLFSPNGKLFVAVNNDGSESTVTLFKVNKKSLSLIGSFQTTKESIKNVGLVCFSPDSKYLVCTDRQRGIAVYFIGDGVTTESLKGWQLSKYSCPATAIAVQKSTLNLVIAYSDHKIVEYNIPTRSYTEFSNNLQNRLSKQWLARPFPIMNIIFDPRNENIIIMQDDSSVYVINKTSELPEKETKLLKRENGESAEDSNSISSSQFQHTFQVVKKYKHLVYINWLNDEELVAVEVNPASLLEKLPPTLKQKFFGM, encoded by the exons ATGACCTCGCATCGTAtacataacataaaattttacaatctgGTATCAAAATCAGTGACCTGTTTGTGTCATGaatcaaaaacgaaaaagttAGCTCTTGCCAG GAACAACAACTCCATAGAAATTTGGAATGTAGAGAATGCACCATTTGTTGAGTGCACCATAGCCGGTCATACCGAGAATTCGGTGGAGAGCATACTGTGGATTGATTCCAGACTGTTCTCGACGGGTCTTCATGGTGCGGTAGTCGAGTACGACTTAAATACGCTAAGTATCAAGCATGAAGTTATGGTAATAGGAGGAGCAGCCTGGTGCATGGATGTGAATCAAGAGAAGACTTGCCTGGCTATTGGCACTGAGGAGGGATATATCAATACATTTACTGTACACAAAGATAAATTGATTTACGAGAGAATATTTGACAAGCAGAAAGGAAGAATTATGTGTATTAAGTGGGATAACACAGGGGAGATGATTTTTACAGGTTCTATAGACACCATCAGGGTTTGGAGTGCCATGTCTGGACATGCGATACATAAAATGACAACCTCTAGAAACAATATTAAGAAGAACACAATAATCTGGTGTCTCGCAGTTACTGACgacaatgtaataatatcCGGTGACTCTCAGGGCTTCCTGTGCTTCTGGGATCCTCAAATGGGAATCCAAATAGAGTCTCACGAAAGTCATACGGCCGATATATTGGCTGTTACATTGTCGCACGACATGAATGTAGTATACTGCGCAGGTGTGGACCCAGTTGTAAGAAGCTTCTGCAAAGTCACGCTGAAATCGAGCGGAAAGCCACAGTGGGTGAAAGGAATCGAGAGGCGGTTACACGTTCACGATGTCAGAGCGCTCGTGGAAGCTAATGGGAAGCTGTATTCGGCCGGGGTAGACGGGTACCTCGCCGTGTCGAGTTACCCGCCGAAAAATCTCGTAAAGTATCCACCGCTATTGCAGCCGCCGTACGCTACGATTTGCCGAAAGTCTCGATGTATCTTGTTACGGTATACGAACTATCTGGAGCTATGGAGGCTTGGTTCGGCCACTAAGGATCCCCCAGAATTGGTGCGCTCTTCCATGCTGCATCAATTGGACGAGGAACCTATCAGACTGCTGCAGTTGCAAACCAAGGGTGATGAGAGCATCATCTCCTACGCCGTTAACAAGGACTCCAAGACGCTCGTGTATTCGACAGACACTCACGTCCGAGTTTTTAATTTCGACGTGGTGGAGGGAGACGCACAACTGTCCAGATATGATACCGACCTGTCTATGAAGCGAATACAAAAGATGCTGTTCAGTCCGAACGGCAAGTTATTCGTCGCCGTTAACAACGACGGCAGCGAGAGCACCGTGACATTGTTTAAGGTGAACAAAAAGAGCTTAAGTCTGATCGGATCGTTCCAGACGACGAAGGAGTCTATTAAAAATGTCGGTCTCGTGTGTTTCTCTCCGGACAGCAAGTATCTCGTATGCACAGATCGGCAACGCGGAATCGCCGTGTACTTTATCGGCGACGGCGTGACGACAGAATCGCTCAAGGGGTGGCAATTGTCCAAGTACAGCTGTCCGGCGACGGCGATAGCCGTGCAGAAGAGTACGCTCAATTTGGTCATAGCATATTCTGATCATAag ATCGTTGAATACAATATTCCTACGAGGAGCTACACCGAGTTTTccaataatttgcaaaatcgATTATCAAAGCAGTGGCTAGCACGACCATTCCCGATAATGAACATCATATTTGATCCGCGCAACgagaatattataatcatgCAGGACGATTCGAGTGTGTACGTCATCAATAAGACTAGCGAGTTGCCAGAGAAAGAAACAAAGCTTCTTAAGCGAGAGAATGGAGAAAGCGCGGAAGATAGTAATTCAATTTCCAGCTCACAGTTTCAACATACGTTTCAAGttgttaagaaatataag CATCTTGTTTACATAAATTGGTTGAACGACGAAGAGTTGGTTGCGGTTGAAGTCAATCCTGCCTCGCTGTTGGAGAAATTACCACCTActctgaaacaaaaattctttggcatgtaa